In one window of Arachis ipaensis cultivar K30076 chromosome B06, Araip1.1, whole genome shotgun sequence DNA:
- the LOC107605268 gene encoding probable inactive receptor kinase At4g23740: MSMKLSLFIFAFMIIGAMFFGAEAEPLEDEQALLDFFHKIDHSKHLNWGYKTSLCKSWTGVTCDSHQSRVVGLRLPRAGLIGPIPSNTLSRLSALQTLNLESNRITGPLPLDFSVWKNLTIADFSNNSFIGSIPSSISKLTHLNSLDLSHNSLSGEIPDLNVPSLKELNLANNNLSGIVPKSLQRFPSWVFSGNKLNLDLTLNHTSEYASANSPLQQPNNSHPTRKNKRLSEPALLGIIIAVSLVGFAAIASFAIVFCYKKGSGGGGGQSVMKSHKTEFSSKTEASLSRDRNKIVFFEGCNLAFDLEDLLRASAEVLGKGTFGTVYKAAIEDATTVAVKRLKEVTVGKREFEQQMEVVGRIRHDNLAALRAYYYSKEEKLMVYDYYEQGSVSSMLHGEERVLLDWESRLRIAMGTARGIAHIHAQNGGKLIHGNIKSSNIFLNSQGYGCISDTGLATLISPIPPAALRAAGYRAPEVTDTRKATVAADVYSFGVLLLELLTRRSPMHATGGEEVVHLVRWVNSVVREEWTAEVFDVELLKYPNIEEEMVQMLQLGMACVARVPDKRPTMLEVVKVVEEIRLHSGNRPSSESRSEGSTPNRGHASTSIITE; encoded by the exons ATGAGCATGAAGCTGAGCCTCTTCATATTTGCTTTCATGATCATTGGAGCAATGTTCTTTGGTGCTGAGGCTGAACCATTGGAAGATGAACAAGCTTTGCTTGATTTCTTTCACAAAATTGATCACTCAAAGCATCTCAATTGGGGTTACAAGACTTCTCTATGCAAGAGCTGGACAGGAGTTACCTGTGACTCTCACCAATCGCGAGTCGTCGGCCTCAGGCTACCACGAGCCGGATTAATTGGTCCCATACCATCCAACACTCTCAGTCGCCTCTCGGCCCTTCAGACTCTGAATCTTGAATCAAATAGAATAACTGGTCCATTGCCATTGGATTTTTCAGTTTGGAAAAATCTTACCATAGCAGATTTTTCCAACAATTCTTTCATTGGAAGCATCCCTTCCTCAATTTCAAAGTTGACTCATCTCAATTCTTTAGATTTGTCCCACAACTCTCTTTCGGGTGAAATTCCTGACCTCAATGTTCCTAGCTTGAAAGAGCTGAATTTGGCCAACAATAACCTTAGTGGAATTGTGCCCAAATCCCTTCAGAGATTTCCGAGTTGGGTCTTTTCCGGTAACAAGCTTAATCTTGATCTTACTCTTAATCACACCTCTGAATATGCATCTGCTAATTCTCCTCTTCAACAACCGAATAATTCTCACCCAACAAGGAAAAACAAAAGGCTCAGTGAACCTGCATTGCTTGGTATCATAATAGCTGTTAGTCTGGTGGGATTTGCAGCCATCGCGAGTTTCGCAATTGTGTTCTGTTATAAGAAAGGaagtggtggtggaggtggaCAGTCAGTTATGAAGTCCCATAAAACAGAATTCTCGTCGAAGACAGAAGCTTCGTTGAGCAGAGACAGGAACAAAATAGTCTTCTTTGAAGGCTGCAATCTTGCATTTGACCTGGAGGACTTGTTGAGAGCTTCTGCTGAGGTTCTTGGAAAGGGCACATTTGGAACTGTCTATAAGGCTGCAATAGAAGATGCAACGACGGTGGCAGTGAAGAGGTTGAAAGAGGTAACTGTCGGAAAACGCGAGTTCGAACAGCAGATGGAGGTGGTGGGGAGAATTAGGCATGACAACTTGGCTGCTCTAAGAGCATATTattactcaaaggaggagaaacTTATGGTATATGATTATTATGAACAGGGCAGTGTTTCTTCAATGTTACATG gggaagagagggttttgTTAGATTGGGAAAGTCGGCTAAGGATTGCGATGGGCACAGCAAGAGGCATTGCTCATATCCATGCTCAAAACGGAGGGAAACTTATCCACGGTAACATTAAGTCCTCAAATATCTTTCTCAACTCCCAGGGATATGGTTGTATATCGGACACCGGCCTCGCCACATTAATTAGCCCAATACCACCAGCAGCACTAAGGGCAGCAGGATACCGTGCACCAGAAGTAACCGACACGCGGAAGGCGACGGTTGCAGCTGATGTCTACAGTTTCGGAGTCCTCCTTCTAGAGCTCCTAACAAGAAGGTCTCCAATGCACGCCACTGGAGGAGAGGAAGTAGTCCACTTAGTTAGGTGGGTGAACTCTGTTGTTAGAGAGGAGTGGACTGCAGAAGTCTTTGATGTGGAATTACTAAAGTACCCTAACATAGAGGAGGAAATGGTTCAGATGCTACAATTGGGAATGGCATGTGTTGCTAGGGTTCCAGATAAGAGACCAACAATGTTGGAAGTGGTGAAAGTGGTGGAGGAAATTCGATTACATAGTGGGAATAGACCGTCCTCGGAATCTAGATCAGAGGGTTCTACACCAAATAGAGGACATGCTTCCACATCAATTATTACAGAGTGA